The nucleotide sequence ACCCGTTCTTTACGACGCGGCGCAATGAGGGCGGGACGGGATTGGGGCTGCATATCGTCTACAATCTCGTGACGCAGCAGCTCGGCGGCCGCATGATGCTGGAATCCCGCGAGGGACAAGGCACCACCTTTCGGATTATCATGCCCCGGGTCGCCAAGGGCGGCGCCGAGACAGCAATGGGTGACGGAACGACGCAATGGCCGAACAGGACGATGTCCTCCACCTGATCGACGACACAGGCTTCGACGAGGACGCCCAACCGGCCCGGAAATGGAAGATCGCCGTCATCGACGACGATCACGCCGTGCATGAGGGCACGCGCTTTGCGCTGTCGGATTACAGCCTGAACGGCCAGGGGCTCGAGATCCTCTCGGCCTATTCGGCGGCCGAGGGCCGCACCTTGATGCGCGAGCACGGCGACATCGCCGCGGTGCTGCTCGACGTCATCATGGAGACGGATGTCGCCGGCCTCGAACTCGTCGAATACATCCGCAACGAGATCAAGAACGAGACCGTCCGCATCATCCTGCGCACCGGCCAGCCGGGTCAGGCGCCGGAGCGGCGCGTCATCGTCCAGTACGACATCAACGACTACAAGGCCAAGACCGAGCTCACCGCCGACAAGCTGTTCACCTCGCTCACCGCGGCACTGCGCAGCTATCAGCAGCTCGAGCGCATGGTGCAGACCAGGCGCGGCCTCGAGATCATCATCGACGCCGCCTCGACGCTGTACGACTTCAAGTCGATGCAGCGGCTCGCCGAGGGCGTGCTGACGCAGATCGCGTCGCTGCTGAATGTCGATTGCGCCGGGATTCTCGTGCTGCGCGACGACGGCAGCCAGACCGAGGATTTTTCGGTGCTGGCCGGCTCCGGCTGCTACAGCCGCTTCTCCGGCTCCGTCACCTCGCGCTCGCTCGATCCTGACTTGCGCGACATGGTCGAGGCCGCTTTCAGGCAGCGCAGTAACGAATTCGCCGACCACAAGACGGTGCTGTATCTGCGGACCGGCTCCGGCCGCGAGGTCGTGGTGCTCCTGCAGGCGGAGCGGCCGCTGTCGGAGACTGACCGCTCGCTGGTCGAGATCTTCTCCAGCCGGCTGTCGATCGCCTTCGACAATGTGATCCTGTATCAGCAGCTGCATGAGGCCAACACCCAGCTCGAGGACCGCGTCGCCCAGCGCACCCGCGCGCTGATGCAGGCCAACCGGCGGCTGTCGGCGCAGTGGCTGCGGCTGCAGCGCGCCAACGGCTTCAAGAACGAGATCCTGGGCACGGTCGCGCACGACCTGAAAAATCCGCTCGGCGTGATTCTCGGCCGCACGGAAATGCTGACCGAGCTGATCGCGACTGGGGCTTCCGCCGAGGGCATCACGAGCCAGATCGGCCATATCAGGGATGCCGCCAAGCGATTGACCTCGATGGTCGACCATCTGATCTCGGATGCGATGGCCGATGCGTTCGACATCACCATTCGACGCGAGCCGGTCGATGTCGCCGCCCTGATCCATGAGGTGGTCGAGGCCAACCAGCCGCTGGCGCTCAACAAGCAGCAGGTCATTGCGGTGTCGGCGCCGCCGCAGCTCTCCACCATGTGCGACATCGACCGCATCCGAGAGGCGATCGACAATCTGCTCAGCAACGCCATCAAGTACAGCCCGATCGGCGGTCGGATCAGCGTCCATGTCGGCGGAGACGGCGACAACACGACCATCGGCATTACCGACCAGGGCGCCGGGCTGTCGCCGGAGGATCTCGGCCGGCTGTTCGGCCGCTTCCAGCGGCTCTCGGCAAAACCGACCGCGGGCGAGAGCTCGACCGGGCTCGGCCTGTCGATTGTCAAACGCATCGTCGACATGCATGGTGGCGAGGTGACGGCCAAGAGCGATGGGCCGGGATCGGGGTCAACCTTCACCATCACACTGCCGGCGGCCGAGTTGTCATGAGTCAGAGCCAGCACATCATCATCGTCGACGATGAGGCCCCCGCCCGCGAGATGGTGGGTGATTACCTCAAGATGCACGGCTTCACCGTGACCTTGTGTGACGGCGGCAAGAGCCTGCGCAGCGCCATCGAGACCGGCCCGGCCGATCTCGTCGTGCTCGACCTCAACATGCCCGAGGAGGATGGCCTTTCCATCATCCGCGACCTCAAGGGCCGCACCAATATCCCGGTCATCATGCTGACGGCGACCGCCAGTCCGATCGACCGGGTCGTCGGGCTCGAACTTGGTGCGGACGATTATGTCGCCAAACCCTGCGAATTGCGCGAGCTCATGGCCCGCATCCGCTCCGTGCTGCGCCGCAGTGTCCCGGCCAAGGCCGCCGCCGTGGCGGCTGTCGCGGAGCCCGCTCCGGCCAAGGCCCCGGACCCGCAGCTGGTGCGGTTCGGTACCAAATGGCTCGATCTTGATGCCCAGGCGCTGCGCGACGACGAAGGCAACGAGCATCCGCTGACCGCATCCGAATTCGGCCTGCTCAAAGTGTTCGCCGCAAACCCGAAGCGGGTGCTGTCGCGGGAGCGGCTGCTGGAGCTCGCCAATGCTCGCGACGCGGAGGCCTTCGACCGTGCCGTGGACCTCCGGATCATGCGCATCCGCCGCAAGATCGAGCCGGACCCGACGAAACCGGCGGTGATCCGCACCATTCGTGGCGGCGGGTACCTGTTTTCCCCAGCCGGCGAGAAGGCCTGAACGACCTTCCCGACAGGGCTTGCGGACCGGCCGGAGGCGCGTTTGCCGCTGATTTAGTTCCGCATTTTGGAATAAGGCACAATTCCGCCACGACTGTTTCGCGATGTGCGGTGCGACGAAACATTTCTGCAGTCCCACGAAACCATTTTCCAGGTTTGGTGCAGACGTCCCGAAACGGGCACTCCGTAACAATCCCACCCGTCGAAACGCCGCAAGGGGGCGGCGGAACGGGAGAGTGCCATGCAAAACGTCGTTGCCATCAATTCCGGAGCCAGCCAGGGCATCATCGCTGCCCAGGCGACCACGGAC is from Bradyrhizobium sp. ORS 285 and encodes:
- a CDS encoding response regulator → MSQSQHIIIVDDEAPAREMVGDYLKMHGFTVTLCDGGKSLRSAIETGPADLVVLDLNMPEEDGLSIIRDLKGRTNIPVIMLTATASPIDRVVGLELGADDYVAKPCELRELMARIRSVLRRSVPAKAAAVAAVAEPAPAKAPDPQLVRFGTKWLDLDAQALRDDEGNEHPLTASEFGLLKVFAANPKRVLSRERLLELANARDAEAFDRAVDLRIMRIRRKIEPDPTKPAVIRTIRGGGYLFSPAGEKA
- a CDS encoding DUF3369 domain-containing protein, with protein sequence MAEQDDVLHLIDDTGFDEDAQPARKWKIAVIDDDHAVHEGTRFALSDYSLNGQGLEILSAYSAAEGRTLMREHGDIAAVLLDVIMETDVAGLELVEYIRNEIKNETVRIILRTGQPGQAPERRVIVQYDINDYKAKTELTADKLFTSLTAALRSYQQLERMVQTRRGLEIIIDAASTLYDFKSMQRLAEGVLTQIASLLNVDCAGILVLRDDGSQTEDFSVLAGSGCYSRFSGSVTSRSLDPDLRDMVEAAFRQRSNEFADHKTVLYLRTGSGREVVVLLQAERPLSETDRSLVEIFSSRLSIAFDNVILYQQLHEANTQLEDRVAQRTRALMQANRRLSAQWLRLQRANGFKNEILGTVAHDLKNPLGVILGRTEMLTELIATGASAEGITSQIGHIRDAAKRLTSMVDHLISDAMADAFDITIRREPVDVAALIHEVVEANQPLALNKQQVIAVSAPPQLSTMCDIDRIREAIDNLLSNAIKYSPIGGRISVHVGGDGDNTTIGITDQGAGLSPEDLGRLFGRFQRLSAKPTAGESSTGLGLSIVKRIVDMHGGEVTAKSDGPGSGSTFTITLPAAELS